From one Eleginops maclovinus isolate JMC-PN-2008 ecotype Puerto Natales chromosome 7, JC_Emac_rtc_rv5, whole genome shotgun sequence genomic stretch:
- the zgc:136439 gene encoding uncharacterized protein zgc:136439 isoform X1, with translation MKAVILAAGYGTRLQRDVAADSSGRFAHLAGTAKPLLPVGRCALLSHWVRALTAAGCVDCIHVVTNAVYHAAFEKWASHFTNVKILSDQTTSNEGRLGAVACLQLAVKHFSIEDHVLVIGGDTLFKEDFSLRKVQERFSELQAESKDSCLLLSYQCREDETSKYGILEVDRDLHVLCMKEKPLPVETESRRAVGSPYTLYRSPDGENTYFRSLNKGESPLTIVPVSMCFQRKAFLCWRPSWKKRRRLPLNRKTPQETLCPGSFPGSPSTFMRFLGVLMLETYHPILNVTCTSEKHFKMWSLTWCRRTRDELSTTFIFQKWSKTSTKSINIQSFVCHTKFTGIVTVNKSSNIKCMSLPK, from the exons ATGAAGGCTGTAATTCTCGCCGCCGGGTATGGAACCAGGCTCCAGAGGGACGTGGCTGCCGACAGCAGCGGGAGGTTCGCTCACCTGGCTGGGACCGCCAAGCCGCTGCTGCCAGTCGGCCGCTGCGCGCTACTCTCTCACTGGGTCCGAGCCCTGACGGCGGCCGGCTGTGTGGACTGCATTCATGTCGTA ACCAACGCTGTTTACCACGCTGCATTTGAGAAATGGGCATCACATTTCACAAATGTCAAGATTCTCAGCGATCAGACGACAAGCAATGAA GGCCGCCTCGGGGCTGTGGCCTGTCTGCAGCTGGCAGTGAAGCACTTCAGCATAGAGGACCATGTCTTAGTTATTGGGGG AGACACGCTGTTTAAAGAAGATTTCAGCCTGAGGAAAGTGCAGGAGAGGTTCAGTGAGCTGCAGGCAGAGAGCAAGGAcagctgtctgctgctgtcctACCAGTGCCGAGAGGACG AAACTAGTAAGTACGGGATATTGGAAGTAGACCGTGATCTTCACGTCCTCTGTATGAAGGAGAAACCTCTTCCTGTTGAGACGGAGTCCAGGAGAGCAGTAGGTTCACCATACACACTGTACCGCAGTCCAGATGGAGAGAACACATATTTCAGGTCTTTAAACAAAGGGGAGAGCCCCCTGACCAT tgtccCTGTTTCTATGTGTTTTCAAAGAAAAGCCTTCCTCTGTTGGAGACCTTCCTGGAAGAAAAGAAG GAGGCTCCCATTGAACAGAAAGACGCCCCAGGAAACTTTGTGTCCTGGCTCATTCCCAG GAAGCCCGTCTACATTCATGAGGTTTCTGGGCGTTTTGATGTTGGAAACTTACCATCCTATATTGAATGTGACCTGTACTTCAGAGAAACACTTCAAGATGTGGAGTCTTACATGGTGTAGACGAACCAGAGATGAACTAAgcaccacatttatttttcaaaaatggtCCAAGACCAGcacaaaatcaatcaatattCAATCATTTGTCTGTCACACTAAATTCACAGGAATTGTTACTGTAAATAAGTCTTCCAATATCAAATGTATGTCACttccaaaataa
- the zgc:136439 gene encoding uncharacterized protein zgc:136439 isoform X2, translated as MKAVILAAGYGTRLQRDVAADSSGRFAHLAGTAKPLLPVGRCALLSHWVRALTAAGCVDCIHVVTNAVYHAAFEKWASHFTNVKILSDQTTSNEGRLGAVACLQLAVKHFSIEDHVLVIGGDTLFKEDFSLRKVQERFSELQAESKDSCLLLSYQCREDETSKYGILEVDRDLHVLCMKEKPLPVETESRRACPCFYVFSKKSLPLLETFLEEKKEAPIEQKDAPGNFVSWLIPRKPVYIHEVSGRFDVGNLPSYIECDLYFRETLQDVESYMV; from the exons ATGAAGGCTGTAATTCTCGCCGCCGGGTATGGAACCAGGCTCCAGAGGGACGTGGCTGCCGACAGCAGCGGGAGGTTCGCTCACCTGGCTGGGACCGCCAAGCCGCTGCTGCCAGTCGGCCGCTGCGCGCTACTCTCTCACTGGGTCCGAGCCCTGACGGCGGCCGGCTGTGTGGACTGCATTCATGTCGTA ACCAACGCTGTTTACCACGCTGCATTTGAGAAATGGGCATCACATTTCACAAATGTCAAGATTCTCAGCGATCAGACGACAAGCAATGAA GGCCGCCTCGGGGCTGTGGCCTGTCTGCAGCTGGCAGTGAAGCACTTCAGCATAGAGGACCATGTCTTAGTTATTGGGGG AGACACGCTGTTTAAAGAAGATTTCAGCCTGAGGAAAGTGCAGGAGAGGTTCAGTGAGCTGCAGGCAGAGAGCAAGGAcagctgtctgctgctgtcctACCAGTGCCGAGAGGACG AAACTAGTAAGTACGGGATATTGGAAGTAGACCGTGATCTTCACGTCCTCTGTATGAAGGAGAAACCTCTTCCTGTTGAGACGGAGTCCAGGAGAGCA tgtccCTGTTTCTATGTGTTTTCAAAGAAAAGCCTTCCTCTGTTGGAGACCTTCCTGGAAGAAAAGAAG GAGGCTCCCATTGAACAGAAAGACGCCCCAGGAAACTTTGTGTCCTGGCTCATTCCCAG GAAGCCCGTCTACATTCATGAGGTTTCTGGGCGTTTTGATGTTGGAAACTTACCATCCTATATTGAATGTGACCTGTACTTCAGAGAAACACTTCAAGATGTGGAGTCTTACATGGTGTAG
- the zgc:136439 gene encoding uncharacterized protein zgc:136439 isoform X3, with the protein MKAVILAAGYGTRLQRDVAADSSGRFAHLAGTAKPLLPVGRCALLSHWVRALTAAGCVDCIHVVTNAVYHAAFEKWASHFTNVKILSDQTTSNEGRLGAVACLQLAVKHFSIEDHVLVIGGVPVSMCFQRKAFLCWRPSWKKRRRLPLNRKTPQETLCPGSFPGSPSTFMRFLGVLMLETYHPILNVTCTSEKHFKMWSLTWCRRTRDELSTTFIFQKWSKTSTKSINIQSFVCHTKFTGIVTVNKSSNIKCMSLPK; encoded by the exons ATGAAGGCTGTAATTCTCGCCGCCGGGTATGGAACCAGGCTCCAGAGGGACGTGGCTGCCGACAGCAGCGGGAGGTTCGCTCACCTGGCTGGGACCGCCAAGCCGCTGCTGCCAGTCGGCCGCTGCGCGCTACTCTCTCACTGGGTCCGAGCCCTGACGGCGGCCGGCTGTGTGGACTGCATTCATGTCGTA ACCAACGCTGTTTACCACGCTGCATTTGAGAAATGGGCATCACATTTCACAAATGTCAAGATTCTCAGCGATCAGACGACAAGCAATGAA GGCCGCCTCGGGGCTGTGGCCTGTCTGCAGCTGGCAGTGAAGCACTTCAGCATAGAGGACCATGTCTTAGTTATTGGGGG tgtccCTGTTTCTATGTGTTTTCAAAGAAAAGCCTTCCTCTGTTGGAGACCTTCCTGGAAGAAAAGAAG GAGGCTCCCATTGAACAGAAAGACGCCCCAGGAAACTTTGTGTCCTGGCTCATTCCCAG GAAGCCCGTCTACATTCATGAGGTTTCTGGGCGTTTTGATGTTGGAAACTTACCATCCTATATTGAATGTGACCTGTACTTCAGAGAAACACTTCAAGATGTGGAGTCTTACATGGTGTAGACGAACCAGAGATGAACTAAgcaccacatttatttttcaaaaatggtCCAAGACCAGcacaaaatcaatcaatattCAATCATTTGTCTGTCACACTAAATTCACAGGAATTGTTACTGTAAATAAGTCTTCCAATATCAAATGTATGTCACttccaaaataa
- the asnsd1 gene encoding asparagine synthetase domain-containing protein 1 produces MCGIFCLLSLSPTQFEWDKTVYEHLKRRGPNLSQDLTVRSTIPCYQCVFSAHVLHLRGLLTPQPVEDSRGNALVWNGEIFGGVPVMLEENDTAVVSQRLSSCSSPAEILSVLSTIRGPWGFVYYQKAGDYLWFGRDFLGRRSLLWKFDAEVKALTLTSVAVHSAGPVASAWQEVPAAGVYRIDLKAVSEAGCVTFEVYPWAYGENDPFYSCPQTISESVPSGCTAVINRSGLALTSPVCPLNTSLPESLNEEETHPNAQPSDQDLEQLPAGTERGEAVNRLIDVLSEAVRRRVQALPFRVQDDSPPSNDNASIAILFSGGIDSMILAALADRHIPAHQPIDLLNVAFKLQVPKKQKESAKKPVKHKDKPTECNTDGAESQTSSPFDVPDRITGIAGLKELQHLYPERSWRFVEINVTTEELQKIRQERICHLVHPLDTVLDDSIGCAVWFATRGAGFITEDSGQEPFTSSAKVILTGMGADEQLAGYSRHRVRFKTSGHLGLIQELAMELARIPSRNLGRDDRVIGDHGKEARFPYLDEDVVSYLNSLPVWEKADLSLPRGIGEKLLLRLAARQLGLGQSAVLPKRAMQFGSRIAKMEDHREKASDKCTRLLTG; encoded by the exons ATGTGCGGCATCTTTTGTCTGTTGAGTCTGTCCCCCACTCAGTTTGAGTGGGATAAGACAGTttatgaacatttaaagagaagAGGGCCCAACTTGAGCCAGGATCTCACAGTTAGAAGCACAATCCCCTGCTATCAGTGCGTATTCTCTGCCCACGTTCTTCACCTGAGAGGCCTTCTCACCCCCCAGCCGGTGGAAGACAGCAGAGGAAATGCCCTGGTGTGGAACGGGGAGATTTTTGGAGGTGTCCCAGTGATGCTGGAGGAGAATGACACTGCTGTTGTCTCTCAGAGGCTGTCATCCTGCAGCAGCCCTGCAGAGATTCTGTCTGTTCTCTCCACTATACGTGGACCGTGGGGCTTTGTATACTACCAGAAGGCTGGGGACTACCTCTGGTTTGGTCGAGACTTCCTTGGTAGGCGGAGTTTGCTGTGGAAGTTTGATGCAGAGGTCAAAGCCTTGACCCTGACTTCTGTGGCAGTCCACAGTGCTGGACCTGTTGCATCTGCATGGCAAGAGGTCCCAGCAGCTGGTGTGTACCGGATTGACCTGAAGGCAGTCTCAGAGGCTGGCTGTGTAACATTTGAGGTTTATCCCTGGGCTTATGGAGAAAATGATCCTTTCTATAGCTGTCCTCAAACTATATCAGAGTCTGTCCCCAGCGGCTGCACTGCTGTTATTAATAGGTCAGGCCTTGCACTGACCTCCCCTGTGTGCCCTCTCAACACATCCCTTCCTGAATCTTTAAACGAGGAAGAAACTCATCCAAACGCTCAGCCCAGTGATCAAGATCTGGAGCAGCTGCCTGCAGGCACAGAGAGAGGCGAGGCGGTGAACCGTCTTATTGATGTTCTCAGTGAGGCAGTAAGGCGTCGCGTTCAGGCTCTACCATTTAGGGTACAGGACGATTCCCCTCCATCTAATGACAATGCCAGTATTGCCATACTGTTCTCAGGAGGCATAGATTCAATGATCCTGGCCGCCTTAGCTGACCGGCACATTCCTGCACATCAACCGATAGACCTTCTCAATGTAGCGTTCAAACTACAGGTGCCAAagaagcagaaagagtctgcaaAGAAACCTGTGAAGCACAAAGACAAGCCCACAGAGTGTAACACTGATGGCGCTGAGTCTCAGACCTCCAGCCCCTTTGATGTTCCAGATAGAATAACAGGGATAGCCGGTCTCAAGGAGTTGCAGCACCTATACCCTGAAAGGAGCTGGAGATTTGTTGAGATCAACGTCACAACAGAGGAGCTGCAAAAAATCCGTCAGGAGCGCATTTGTCATCTGGTGCACCCCTTGGACACGGTGCTGGATGACAGCATCGGCTGTGCTGTGTGGTTCGCTACCCGAGGGGCGGGCTTCATCACGGAGGACAGTGGCCAGGAGCCTTTCACATCCTCCGCAAAG GTCATTTTGACAGGCATGGGAGCAGACGAGCAGCTGGCCGGTTACTCCCGACACAGAGTCAGGTTTAAGACGTCTGGACACCTGGGACTGATCCAGGAGCTGGCCATGGAGCTGGCCAGGATCCCTTCCAGGAATTTGGGCAGAGACGACAGAGTGATAGGGGACCATGGGAAGGAGGCCAG ATTTCCCTACTTGGATGAAGACGTGGTGAGCTACCTGAACTCTCTGCCTGTGTGGGAGAAGGCGGATCTGTCCCTCCCGCGAGGCATCGGGGAGAAACTGCTGCTGAGACTGGCGGCCAGGCAGCTGGGCCTAGGCCAATCAGCTGTCCTGCCCAAGAGAGCCATGCAGTTTGGATCCCGCATCGCAAAAATGGAGGACCACCGGGAGAAGGCCTCCGACAAGTGCACAAGACTCCTTACTGGGTAG
- the LOC134867485 gene encoding ASNSD1 upstream open reading frame protein-like — MSSKSRDNEDNCEGQSALKEELNRKIKEQKVVVDELSNLKKNRKVYIQQRNSNIFFLADRSHTLGACKHELDDMKKDLQDI, encoded by the exons ATGTCGTCAAAAAGTCGGGACAACGAAGATAACTGTGAAGGACAGTCTGCACTGAAGGAGGAGCTGAACAGAAAG ATCAAGGAGCAGAAGGTGGTCGTGGACGAACtctcaaatctgaagaaaaacagG AAAGTCTACATCCAGCAGAGGAACAGTAACATTTTTTTCCTAGCAGACAGAAGTCACACACTCGGGGCATGCAAAC ATGAACTGGATGACATGAAAAAGGATCTGCAGGATATATAA